The following are from one region of the Aspergillus luchuensis IFO 4308 DNA, chromosome 4, nearly complete sequence genome:
- a CDS encoding type I iterative PKS (COG:Q;~EggNog:ENOG410QD82;~InterPro:IPR016036,IPR016035,IPR016039,IPR042104, IPR014030,IPR011032,IPR013154,IPR001227,IPR013217, IPR032821,IPR014031,IPR014043,IPR002328,IPR020807, IPR020843,IPR020841,IPR013149,IPR029063,IPR036291;~PFAM:PF16197,PF00109,PF13489,PF02801,PF00698, PF13847,PF13649,PF14765,PF08242,PF08240,PF08241;~SMCOG1093:Beta-ketoacyl synthase;~antiSMASH:Cluster_4.5;~go_function: GO:0008270 - zinc ion binding [Evidence IEA];~go_function: GO:0016491 - oxidoreductase activity [Evidence IEA];~go_function: GO:0016740 - transferase activity [Evidence IEA];~go_function: GO:0016746 - transferase activity, transferring acyl groups [Evidence IEA];~go_process: GO:0055114 - oxidation-reduction process [Evidence IEA]) — MASLLAVGSDVDHTVANGTCLEGCHVRIADSGVSGNEHHVTQAASQVPIAICGMSVRLPGGLHSPQELWDFLISKGDARVPVPKSRYNAVAHYSERPKPSTIKTKYGYFLDESIDISAIDTSFFNMSKAEVERADPQQRQMLEVARECLEDAGETNWKGRPIGCYMGSFGEDWVEMFAKENQQYGVYRVSGYGDFMLPNRVSYELDLTGPSMVVRTGCSASLVALHEACMAISRGDCEGALVGGANLIMGPGMSAAMSEQGVLSPDGSCKSFSADANGYGRGEAISAIFIKRLSDAIRDGNPVRAVIRGTGCNSDGKGTAAGIQIPNDLAQEDLIRRTYKLAGITNFGETAFVECHGTGTPTGDPIEAKAVGRVFGPTGGVQIGSVKANLGHSEGASGLTSLVKAVMALEKRIIPPNIKVNKPNPNILWESCGLSVPTEPMPWPEGRKERVSVNSFGIGGTNAHVVLDSALSYGVSPVPRRSLISPELLVYSANTTESLRRMIATYKAWVKKNPERVTDLAFTLANRREHLPHRAFAVASLTGSLTPSPPLKAGKPPNIVMVFTGQGAQWPQMGRCLLQSPSYPIFRKTIQSLDAHLQTLNHAPDWCIEDELQKPADLSRLDSSELSQPLCTAIQIALVDTLASIAVRPTAVVGHSSGEITAAYAAGSISAYEAITIAFYRGQVTGLHSKSGAMAAIGMGSKDAQSYLEPGVVVACENSHMSVTLAGDTEAVQRVSSSIKEVQPDVLVRLLRVNKAYHSHHMSEIGQDYHAVIEKEVSAKPPDKLFFSSVTGKQLTLDCDLGAKYWQKNLESPVLFYSAISSIMKHEIANNMIFLEIGPHSALAGPLRQTLTQYSSSAPYVPTLSRNQNDVESLLTAIGTLYCHNVPVNLSKAISKGSCLRDLPRYPWDHTQKFWYESRLSKGWRNQEHVHHDLLGTRVTESPDFNVLFRNIFHLDNAPWIRDHRVGKDIVFPFAGYAGMIGEAVRQVTLVNEGFIMRKVTISTALVLSEGIPVEITTTLRRCRWTDSLDSEWWEFSIASHNGTTWTKHCSGEVKSHGKNLGEEKRNHPLVRKVKKRRFYESMAKSGLNFGPTFQRLDDIRSDTTTTNATAEVTRREEDGIGYQVHPAVIDASLQLLCVAAFKGSANTTGKVMVPTKIDELCISRCFEDVQVRAFASYTQGDYIDGGAQCMAANGSVVLRSSGVKLSVLDDQVSVGRAEATARAEWGPHIDFLDANTLIKPSMDRSIDMPILDELARLCMIYTKRVISGLDTSIDYMHKYRSWINRQCQKMELQCLGNLDSETIEMKIGSIVTGLSQTPAAAAAVCIYKVHSNMRDIFTGDKEVLDILLADNTLANLYVYGDQCDGSLFFKHLTHSKPNLRVLELGAGTGGSTANFLKWLTPGEISLYSKYTFSDISSGFFVSARERFSAYPNVEYLPLDISKDPSDQGFDGRTYDLILATNVIHATKSLNQTLGNIRKLLDPNGRILLHELTPNSKWPNYIWGTLAGWWFGEDDDRADQPYVSVDRWTEEFKAAGFCAPDAAVPDTAAPNQLNTMILARPAVEPPSKANVTLLALAESENVRSIALGLQDRGYTVDRRGLEGPLPVGQDIIALLDDDTPFFERMDDDMFESLKVLMNQVKECGILWLTGLCQVQCKDPLFGQINGFARAIRSEMLIDFATCEVDQVSSSVDRIIHVFEKFQARKPDDVLKPEFEYAIMQNTVHVGRIYPFSVQPGIADSESNDVISLRSSKPGHLSALHWVGLEAEPLSDGDVEVEIHATGLNFRDILVAMGIVGGSEKGFGHEAAGIVRRTGANVTSVNVGDRVMLISHGTFSTYRIVSEDLCEKIPSGLNFEDAATMPCVFATSIYSIFSIGNLRKGESILIHSACGGVGLATIQLAQMVGAEVYTTVGNEEKVAYLMDTFQLPRNRIFNSRDASFVGDVMRETNNKGVDLALNSLSGELLHATWKCIAPFGRMIEIGKRDLIGSGKLDMSPFLENRSYCCVDLDQICFVKPAIAKE, encoded by the exons ATGGCATCACTTCTTGCCGTGGGAAGTGACGTTGATCATACTGTCGCAAACGGTACATGTCTGGAGGGCTGCCATGTTAGAATCGCTGATAGTGGGGTTTCTGGCAATGAACACCATGTTACACAGGCTGCCTCACAAGTCCCTATTGCCATATGTGGTATGTCCGTACGTCTTCCTGGGGGTTTGCACTCACCACAGGAGCTCTGGGATTTCCTGATTTCCAAAGGTGATGCCCGTGTTCCAGTACCAAAATCCAGATACAATGCAGTTGCACACTATTCCGAGAGGCCAAAGCCAAGCACCATTAAAACCAAGTATGGCTACTTCCTCGACGAGAGTATCGACATTTCTGCCATTGACACTTCATTTTTCAACATGAGCAAAGCTGAGGTTGAGCGGGCAGACCCGCAACAAAGACAAATGCTGGAAGTTGCCAGGGAGTGCCTAGAAGATGCAGGCGAGACAAACTGGAAAGGAAGACCAATCGGTTGCTATATGGGCAGCTTCGGTGAGGACTGGGTTGAAATGTTTGCCAAAGAAAATCAGCAGTATGGTGTGTATCGGGTGTCTGGATACGGTGATTTTATGCTGCCGAACCGCGTCTCATATGAGCTGGATCTGACGGGTCCAAG TATGGTAGTCCGGACCGGTTGTTCTGCATCTCTCGTTGCACTACACGAAGCATGCATGGCAATTTCCCGCGGGGACTGTGAAGGGGCTCTAGTTGGCGGTGCCAACTTGATCATGGGCCCAGGCATGTCGGCTGCTATGTCAGAGCAAGGGGTACTCTCGCCCGACGGCTCCTGCAAGTCCTTTTCTGCTGATGCCAATGGGTATGGTCGCGGAGAGGCGATTTCTGCCATTTTCATCAAGCGCCTTTCTGATGCCATCCGTGATGGCAATCCGGTCCGAGCCGTCATTCGCGGGACAGGATGTAACAGTGACGGGAAGGGCACTGCCGCCGGTATCCAAATCCCCAACGATCTCGCTCAGGAGGATCTCATCAGGCGTACGTACAAGCTGGCGGGCATCACAAACTTCGGCGAGACTGCGTTCGTCGAGTGTCACGGTACCGGGACACCAACCGGGGATCCTATAGAAGCCAAAGCTGTTGGCCGGGTTTTTGGTCCTACGGGTGGCGTACAAATAGGGTCCGTCAAGGCTAATCTCGGCCACTCCGAAGGTGCTTCGGGCCTCACATCGCTCGTTAAAGCAGTCATGGCTTTGGAAAAGCGCATTATTCCTCCAAACATCAAGGTCAACAAGCCCAACCCCAATATCCTGTGGGAGTCTTGTGGGCTCTCGGTTCCTACGGAGCCCATGCCATGGCCGGAGGGACGGAAGGAGCGTGTTAGTGTGAACTCATTTGGTATCGGAGGTACTAATGCACATGTCGTGCTCGATTCTGCACTCAGCTACGGGGTTTCCCCAGTCCCTAGACGGTCACTCATCTCTCCAGAACTGCTTGTCTACTCAGCCAATACCACAGAATCTctgagaaggatgattgCTACGTATAAGGCCTGGGTTAAGAAAAACCCAGAGAGAGTTACCGATTTGGCATTTACACTGGCTAACAGGAGAGAGCACTTGCCTCATCGGGCGTTTGCTGTGGCAAGCCTGACGGGCTCCCTCACGCCTTCGCCTCCGCTGAAAGCAGGGAAGCCACCGAATATCGTCATGGTATTTACTGGTCAGGGCGCCCAGTGGCCACAAATGGGGCGTTGTTTACTCCAAAGCCCCTCATATCCCATCTTTCGAAAGACAATCCAGTCCCTCGATGCACATCTACAAACCCTCAATCATGCCCCCGATTGGTGCATTGAGGATGAGCTCCAAAAACCGGCAGATCTCAGCAGGCTTGACTCGTCCGAACTATCCCAGCCTCTCTGCACAGCAATCCAAATTGCCTTGGTTGATACTCTCGCGTCAATCGCAGTTCGTCCCACTGCAGTTGTTGGCCATTCCAGTGGAGAGATCACTGCGGCATATGCCGCGGGGAGTATTTCTGCGTATGAAGCCATCACAATTGCGTTTTATCGTGGTCAGGTTACAGGGCTGCACTCCAAGAGCGGAGCCATGGCGGCGATAGGCATGGGTTCTAAAGATGCCCAAAGCTATCTGGAGCCAGGAGTGGTTGTTGCTTGCGAGAATTCACATATGAGTGTCACTCTCGCCGGTGATACGGAAGCAGTTCAACGTGTGAGTTCCAGTATTAAAGAAGTACAGCCTGATGTCCTAGTAAGACTCCTCCGGGTTAATAAGGCATATCACTCCCATCACATGTCTGAAATTGGCCAAGATTACCATGCCGTAATTGAAAAAGAGGTTTCTGCCAAGCCCCCCGATAAGCTGTTCTTTAGCAGTGTCACAGGGAAGCAGCTTACGTTAGACTGTGACCTCGGTGCCAAATACTGGCAGAAAAATCTCGAGTCACCGGTCCTCTTTTACTCGGCCATATCATCGATCATGAAGCACGAAATTGCAAATAACATGATATTCCTTGAAATTGGACCCCACTCGGCGCTTGCAGGTCCTTTACGTCAAACCCTGACTCAATATTCAAGTTCTGCTCCTTACGTCCCAACGCTTAGTCGCAACCAGAATGATGTTGAATCATTGTTGACAGCAATTGGAACACTTTATTGTCACAATGTTCCGGTGAACCTAAGCAAGGCGATAAGTAAAGGCTCGTGTTTACGTGATTTGCCCAGGTACCCATGGGACCACACGCAGAAGTTTTGGTATGAGTCCCGACTCAGTAAGGGGTGGCGCAACCAAGAGCATGTGCATCACGATCTTCTTGGGACTCGAGTTACGGAGAGTCCAGATTTCAATGTGCTTTTCCGAAACATCTTCCACTTGGACAACGCTCCATGGATCCGGGACCATAGGGTCGGCAAAGACATCgtctttccttttgctggATACGCTGGCATGATCGGGGAAGCTGTTCGGCAAGTGACTTTGGTCAACGAGGGGTTCATTATGCGCAAAGTTACTATCAGCACTGCCCTTGTTCTGAGTGAAGGTATTCCAGTTGAGATAACGACGACGCTACGTCGCTGTCGATGGACAGACTCTCTCGACAGTGAGTGGTGGGAATTCAGCATTGCATCACACAATGGAACTACCTGGACCAAGCACTGCTCCGGAGAAGTCAAGTCCCATGGTAAGAATctaggagaagagaagagaaaccaTCCGCTGGTGCGCAAGGTCAAAAAACGTCGTTTCTACGAGTCCATGGCTAAATCTGGGCTTAACTTCGGACCCACATTTCAGCGGCTTGACGATATTCGGTCtgacaccaccacaacaaatGCGACAGCGGAGGTGACTAgacgggaagaagatggcattGGCTACCAGGTTCACCCAGCAGTCATTGATGCCTCACTCCAGCTTCTCTGCGTCGCCGCATTCAAAGGATCTGCCAATACTACAGGCAAAGTGATGGTGCCCACTAAGATCGATGAATTATGCATCTCCCGTTGCTTTGAGGATGTACAAGTGCGAGCGTTCGCATCATACACTCAAGGCGATTACATAGATGGGGGTGCCCAGTGTATGGCTGCTAATGGTAGTGTTGTTTTACGCAGTTCCGGGGTCAAACTCTCCGTCCTAGACGACCAGGTGTCCGTAGGACGTGCTGAAGCTACGGCACGTGCAGAATGGGGCCCGCACATCGATTTCTTGGATGCCAACACTTTGATAAAACCTTCAATGGACCGGAGTATTGACATGCCGATTTTGGATGAGCTCGCCCGCTTGTGTATGATTTATACCAAGAGGGTTATTTCGGGATTGGACACCTCGATTGACTACATGCACAAGTACAGATCGTGGATCAACCGTCAGTGTCAGAAAATGGAGCTCCAATGTCTTGGTAATCTTGACAGTGAGACCATTGAGATGAAGATTGGTTCCATCGTCACTGGGCTATCGCAGACCCCAGCAGCCGCTGCTGCCGTGTGCATTTATAAAGTCCACAGCAACATGAGAGATATCTTCACCGGCGACAAGGAGGTGCTCGATATTCTCCTCGCGGACAATACATTGGCCAATCTCTATGTGTACGGGGACCAATGTGATGGGTCGTTGTTTTTCAAACACCTAACCCACAGCAAGCCTAATTTGCGAGTACTTGAATTGGGCGCTGGAACGGGTGGCTCTACCGCTAACTTTCTGAAATGGTTGACACCTGGTGAAATATCTCTGTACTCAAAGTACACCTTCAGTGATATCTCGTCTGGTTTCTTTGTCTCCGCTAGAGAGCGGTTCAGTGCTTATCCGAATGTCGAATACCTTCCACTTGACATCAGTAAAGATCCATCTGATCAGGGCTTTGATGGTCGGACATACGATCTCATTTTAGCGACCAACGTCATCCATGCGACCAAATCTCTCAATCAAACCCTAGGTAACATTCGGAAACTACTTGACCCCAATGGTCGAATCTTGCTTCATGAGCTCACCCCGAATTCGAAATGGCCCAACTATATCTGGGGAACGCTAGCTGGATGGTGGTTTGGCGAAGATGACGACCGGGCTGACCAGCCATACGTCAGTGTCGACAGGTGGACAGAAGAGTTCAAGGCTGCCGGATTCTGCGCTCCTGATGCTGCGGTCCCTGATACAGCCGCCCCAAATCAGCTGAATACTATGATCCTGGCTAGACCGGCAGTTGAACCCCCTTCAAAGGCCAATGTCACTCTGCTTGCGCTTGCCGAATCCGAAAATGTACGTTCTATTGCCCTAGGCTTGCAGGACAGAGGATACACTGTTGACCGTCGCGGTCTGGAGGGGCCTTTGCCGGTTGGTCAAGACATAATTGCCTTACTTGATGATGACACACCTTTCTTTGAAAGAATGGACGATGATATGTTTGAGTCGCTTAAGGTTTTGATGAATCAAGTCAAGGAATGTGGCATTCTGTGGTTGACTGGTCTCTGCCAAGTTCAATGCAAGGACCCACTATTCGGTCAAATCAACGGTTTTGCCAGGGCCATACGATCAGAAATGCTTATTGATTTTGCTACTTGCGAGGTGGACCAGGTCAGTTCTTCCGTGGACAGAATCATCCATGTGTTTGAGAAATTTCAGGCCCGCAAACCCGACGATGTTCTTAAGCCCGAGTTTGAATATGCCATTATGCAAAACACTGTCCATGTCGGACGCATATATCCCTTCTCGGTGCAACCTGGGATTGCAGACTCAGAGTCTAATGACGTTATCTCTCTCCGTTCCAGCAAGCCTGGTCACCTCAGTGCCTTACACTGGGTGGGCCTCGAGGCTGAACCGCTGTCAGACGGCGATGTTGAAGTCGAAATACATGCCACCGGCTTGAACTTCAGG GATATTTTGGTCGCTATGGGCATTGTTGGTGGCTCTGAAAAGGGTTTCGGTCACGAAGCAGCCGGCATTGTCCGCCGCACTGGTGCCAACGTAACATCTGTTAACGTCGGCGACCGCGTTATGCTCATATCGCATGGTACATTTTCTA
- a CDS encoding uncharacterized protein (CAZy:CE10;~COG:I;~EggNog:ENOG410PRKF;~InterPro:IPR029058,IPR013094;~MEROPS:MER0003558;~SMCOG1066:alpha/beta hydrolase domain-containing protein;~antiSMASH:Cluster_4.5;~go_function: GO:0016787 - hydrolase activity [Evidence IEA]) has protein sequence MPPRLPEGGKTLVYFSVDSHDVKLDYYLPPNASGNLPAIIYYHGGGMTAGSRRGMGFPHWLYNHCQQKNYIFISADYRLCHPTTALDQIEDAKAMFRFLAGDFQNSLPEGTTLDTTRIAVTGFSAGGYSARAACIYATPKPAAMLTGFGSAGDWLLDHWTTGRPPTSIASMVNLDEVPKLLADKTVVSDDMPEDGGMMTNRFALTVRWELDGTFLDGCLGRPGLGAELNKLEYAQRAAAIPEDLKPAFLQLHVTEEHPPAVFVHGTADDVVPDKESINHHEQLKKLGVKTELLLVEGGAHGLVDFSQGFPPKPAKGSVEAYNRGLEFIDEVFGRV, from the exons ATGCCGCCACGTCTCCCTGAAGGAGGTAAAACCCTGGTCTACTTCAGTGTCGATAGCCATGATGTCAAGCTTGACTACTACCTGCCACCCAATGCGAGCGGGAACCTCCCCGCCATCATCTACTACCACGGTGGCGGCATGACCGCCGGCTCCCGCCGGGGCATGGGATTCCCGCACTGGCTATACA ACCACTGCCAACAGAAGAActacatcttcatctccgccgACTACCGTCTCTGCCACCCCACCACAGCGCTCGACCAGATTGAAGACGCGAAGGCCATGTTCCGCTTTCTAGCAGGAGACTTCCAGAACTCCCTCCCAGAAGGCACAACCCTCGACACCACCCGCATCGCCGTAACCGGCTTCTCAGCAGGCGGATACTCCGCCCGCGCTGCCTGCATCTACGCCACGCCCAAGCCCGCCGCCATGCTAACCGGGTTCGGTAGCGCCGGCGACTGGCTCCTCGATCATTGGACGACTGGCCGTCCTCCCACTTCAATTGCCAGCATGGTGAACTTGGACGAAGTTCCCAAGCTACTTGCCGACAAGACCGTCGTCAGCGATGACATGCCCGAAGATGGGGGTATGATGACGAACCGATTCGCGCTGACGGTGCGGTGGGAATTGGATGGGACGTTCCTGGATGGATGTCTAGGACGGCCTGGGCTAGGTGCGGAGTTGAATAAGTTGGAGTATGCGCAGCGTGCGGCTGCTATTCCAGAGGACTTGAAGCCAGCGTTCTTGCAGTTGCATGTGACTGAGGAGCATCCGCCTGCGGTGTTTGTGCATGGGACGGCGGACGATGTTGTCCCCGATAAAGAGAGTATTAATCATCATGAgcagttgaagaagttgggTGTTAAGACGGAGTTGTTGCTTGTTGAGGGGGGTGCGCATGGACTGGTGGATTTCAGTCAGGGATTTCCGCCCAAGCCGGCTAAGGGGTCTGTGGAAGCGTATAATCGGGGGCTGGAGTTTATTGATGAGGTTTTCGGTCGAGTTTAG
- a CDS encoding uncharacterized protein (InterPro:IPR043519;~antiSMASH:Cluster_4.5) encodes MTSPDLHPPAEIRAAAMAVANALTQYETYALVGGSACVILGSTRATLDIDFVVSQGKTSNARQLLRASPDFEVEARTNHTTYKTRRPVQIEILTPPLLFKEPFDHNTGVIIVEGIKILKPALLLNAKCGSITGRSTEDKRKTDLFDINFLLNFCAQNPEYLPRADEVPRATKQLVDVLVHLYGGEDAWVRAGYDLRTGRFNRN; translated from the exons ATGACCTCTCCAGACCTCCACCCCCCGGCAGAAATACGCGCCGCCGCAATGGCAGTCGCAAATGCACTCACTCAATATGAAACTTACGCTCTTGTTGGCGGCAGCGCATGCGTGATTCTTGGTTCTACCCGTGCAACCCTGGATATAGATTTTGTGGTTTCTCAAGGCAAAACCTCAAACGCAAGACAGTTGTTGCGCGCCTCTCCTGACTTCGAGGTTGAAGCAAGAACAAACCACACGACTTACAAGACACGAAGACCAGTGCAAATAGAGATTCTCACACCACCTCTCTTGTTCAAGGAGCCCTTTGATCACAACACGGGGGTGATTATAGTCGAAGGGATTAAGATTTTGAAGCCAGCTTTGCTTCTCAATGCAAAATGTGGCTCAATTACTGGTCGATCTACGGAGGACAAGAGGAAGACTGACTTATTCGATATTAACTTTCTCCTGAACTTCTGCGCTCAGAACCCAGAATACCTTCCAAGGGCTGACGAAGTTCCAAGAGCAACAAAGCAGCTCGTTGACGTTCTTGTTCATCTTTATGGAGGTGAAGATGCATGGGTTCGAGCTGGGTATGACTTGCGGACAG GGCGTTTCAACAGAAACTAA
- a CDS encoding uncharacterized protein (COG:G;~EggNog:ENOG410PH0T;~InterPro:IPR036259;~SMCOG1005:Drug resistance transporter, EmrB/QacA;~TransMembrane:5 (n4-13c18/19o42-63i70-92o104-127i134-158o206-226i);~antiSMASH:Cluster_4.5) has product MNRAFMGAALGFFTTGLPLTVCVLNLPQRFQTVNGSSPIGAGVKLLAFALSCPIGIMACSFLAGRLRVPFSYIALFGIIFQAIGLFLFSGIASTTELWTGQFGYLALGGLGVGLSMATFTMIAPLVVNEKDQSIALGIGLQLRMLGGVLGVAASAAILNHYLQSRLSSILPPEELSALLETTEAILTFPPEIQISVREVFAMAYSAQIKLSAAFSVAQLLALAMIWRRPNIRYLKE; this is encoded by the exons ATGAACCGCGCTTTCATGGGTGCCGCGTT AGGATTCTTTACAACGGGTCTACCCTTGACTGTCTGTGTCCTCAATCTTCCACAAAGATTTCAAACCGTCAACGGAAGCTCACCGATTGGAGCGGGCGTCAAGCTATTGGCATTTGCGCTGAGCTGTCCTATTGGTATCATGGCCTGTTCATTCTTGGCTGGCCGTCTCAGAGTGCCGTTCAGTTACATCGCGTTATTTGGTATTATCTTTCAGGCTATAGggttgtttcttttctcgggAATCGCGTCTACCACGGAGCTTTGGACGGGCCAATTCGGATATCTGGCACTGGGTGGGCTGGGTGTAGGTCTATCTATGGCTACATTCACCATGATCGCGCCACTTGTGGTGAATGAAAAGGATCAGTCGATCGCCTTGGGAATTGGACTGCAGCTTCGAATGCTTGGTGGTGTTTTGGGCGTGGCAGCGTCAGCTGCTATTCTCAATCATTATCTCCAAAGCCGGCTCTCATCCATCCTCCCACCTGAAGAGCTGAGCGCCCTTTTAGAAACAACCGAAGCAATTCTTACATTTCCACCAGAGATCCAGATTAGTGTCCGCGAGGTTTTCGCAATGGCTTACAGCGCACAGATCAAGCTTTCGGCGGCATTTTCTGTCGCCCAATTGTTGGCCCTTGcgatgatctggagaagaCCGAATATCAGATATCTCAAGGAGTGA
- a CDS encoding uncharacterized protein (COG:S;~EggNog:ENOG410PXSU;~antiSMASH:Cluster_4.5) has protein sequence MKDMEFRLNYHVGTGEGGRDARYNVCQVLIDNRVPHAIWFEDALVHFDVPTAVFDLYILVMDIDLAANILAKAGWHFDMQAPHLIGNAEVDLLDFPQQRLISPDGETRTVLLPATDWKFPLTSNTRLEFVPLEAMPSLKVPFPPLAGFLDALIDSWLDCPSNDAMLLIVLACQISYLYTHAPALKQKSFAEEMKYEHRQFQFDVLAGMETGTLQFRQHQRDIRDALLRGQYTLRDCSASRDNKDLFDPFGGITFESVAEEEHDEESYESYKD, from the coding sequence ATGAAAGATATGGAGTTCAGGCTCAACTATCATGTTGGCACGGGAGAAGGCGGGCGCGATGCAAGATACAATGTTTGCCAAGTGCTTATTGACAATCGTGTCCCGCACGCCATATGGTTTGAAGATGCTCTTGTCCACTTCGATGTTCCTACTGCTGTGTTTGATCTGTATATTCTAGTTATGGACATTGACTTGGCTGCCAATATCCTGGCTAAGGCTGGGTGGCATTTCGATATGCAAGCACCACATCTCATTGGGAATGCGGAGGTGGATTTGTTGGACTTTCCTCAACAGCGATTAATATCCCCGGATGGCGAGACGAGAACGGTTCTCCTTCCCGCGACAGACTGGAAGTTTCCTCTAACGTCCAACACCCGATTGGAATTTGTGCCTTTAGAAGCCATGCCGTCGCTCAAGGTGCCATTTCCGCCATTGGCAGGTTTCTTGGATGCGCTAATCGATAGCTGGCTCGACTGTCCCAGCAATGATGCGATGCTATTAATTGTTCTGGCTTGCCAGATCTCCTATCTCTACACGCATGCTCCGGCTTTAAAACAGAAGTCTTTCGCCGAAGAAATGAAATACGAGCATCGCCAGTTTCAATTCGACGTGTTAGCAGGAATGGAGACTGGGACGTTGCAATTTCGACAGCACCAGCGTGATATTCGGGATGCTTTATTACGCGGCCAGTATACATTGCGGGATTGCTCCGCTTCCCGTGACAATAAAGATTTGTTCGACCCCTTTGGAGGGATCACATTTGAATCagttgcggaggaggagcacgATGAGGAATCTTATGAGTCCTACAAAGATTGA
- a CDS encoding uncharacterized protein (COG:S;~EggNog:ENOG410Q06K;~SECRETED:SignalP(1-18);~antiSMASH:Cluster_4.5), whose translation MKAQILAVLSVLFALAPAVPTTSNSNQNVTDIINNIPQSPNGVLFLGNDGVLRSVDAANRVVFYQQLSPQQIDQYIQNLPQRNAARLQRVFQGVDGREVTDLDQLLNPDSDQLPSRAPSSVSQSLPTGTQMPSQEMCRTVDCTSQNTCRQNGCNSCLQAYQMSNGYCH comes from the exons ATGAAGGCCCAAATCCTGGCTGTTTTGAGCGTTCTATTCGCTCTTGCTCCCGCCGTACCCACTACGTCCAAC AGCAATCAGAATGTCaccgacatcatcaacaataTCCCCCAGTCGCCCAATGGAGTCCTGTTCCTCGGCAATGACGGCGTCTTGAGATCCGTCGATGCAGCCAATCGGGTCGTCTTTTACCAGCAGTTGAGCCCGCAGCAAATCGACCAGTACATCCAAAACCTGCCACAGCGGAATGCGGCTCGTCTTCAACGCGTGTTCCAGGGGGTTGACGGCCGCGAAGTCACGGACCTTGACCAGCTGCTCAACCCTGATTCTGACCAACTACCATCAAGGGCGCCCAGCAGCGTGTCCCAGTCACTGCCCACCGGCACTCAAATGCCAAGCCAGGAAATGTGCAGAACGGTCGACTGTACCTCGCAGAACACCTGTCGCCAGAATGGCTGCAATAGCTGTCTTCAGGCATACCAGATGTCCAATGGCTACTGCCACTAG